A genomic stretch from Coregonus clupeaformis isolate EN_2021a chromosome 23, ASM2061545v1, whole genome shotgun sequence includes:
- the LOC123481679 gene encoding HSPB1-associated protein 1 homolog, with product MPKYWAYADYKYIAPLLQDKPYMFEDVVWSQFGFPGHNGRDSALWIGTEGANTPYHLDSYGYNLVLQVQGRHLFPPANTSCLYPSRIPYEESSVFSQVDVLQPDLQRFPAFRHAKAHTATLQPGQVHDT from the exons ATGCCTAAG TACTGGGCCTATGCAGACTACAAGTACATTGCACCGCTGCTCCAAGACAAGCCCTACATGTTTGAG GACGTGGTGTGGTCTCAGTTTGGGTTCCCGGGTCATAATGGGAGAGACAGCGCACTGTGGATTGGTACAGAAGGTGCCAATACTCCGTACCACCTGGACTCCTATGGGTATAACCTGGTACTACAGGTGCAAGGAAG GCACCTGTTCCCCCCTGCAAACACAAGCTGTCTGTACCCCAGCAGGATCCCCTATGAGGAGTCTAGTGTGTTTAGCCAGGTGGACGTGCTCCAGCCAGACCTCCAGAGGTTCCCTGCCTTCAGACACGCCAAGGCCCACACAGCCACCCTGCAGCCTGGACAG GTTCATGACACCTAG